A window of the Miscanthus floridulus cultivar M001 chromosome 14, ASM1932011v1, whole genome shotgun sequence genome harbors these coding sequences:
- the LOC136504125 gene encoding histone-lysine N-methyltransferase, H3 lysine-9 specific SUVH1-like → MENSQDESESDEQEQFLEMKPLWSLAPMFPLPMGYDVATQSTDPMLVFVTPFRSCTSPEQSPVSFGQPLPKSPIPLKATPISAAFPMPRHKDEPSDGDYKPFSGQKKPTPLKTAKRTQQAECSNAANTKRRSIQRSLNKELAFSSSLSSDPKESVEEAMIMFDSLRRHILQLDEKEDAGKRADLKAGSLMMQNGLRINSSKIIGPVPGVEIGDIFFFRIEMCIVGLHAPAMAGIDYISAKHAGKDEILAVSIISSGGYENDDNDMNILVYTGQGGNSRHKDKHDQKLERGNLALMNSMKKKNLIRVVRSAQDPFCNSSKIYIYDGLYWVEDSWTDRAKNGFSVFKYKLRREPGQRDGISVWKKTEKWKANPVTRNNVIRVDISSKAEKLPVCLVSDVDDQKGPSYFDYITGVEYSRPLSKTKPLQSCKCPSVCLPSDTNCSCAQLNSGYLPYSANGVLVKHIPMLYECSSTCQCCQNCRNRVTQKGVNLNFEVFWTGDCGWGVRSWDPIRAGTFICEYAGQVIDETNMNMGDEEDEYTFRTSWHSDKVSRWNLGAELLEEKSDNTTTENLKKLPIVISAKRSGNVARFLNHSCSPNLLWQPVQYDHGDDSYPHIMFFAMKHIPPMTELTYDYGTRVAPPGIKGKIPNVCKLKPCFCGSTNCRGSL, encoded by the exons GGAAATGAAGCCATTGTGGTCATTAGCACCAATGTTCCCGCTTCCTATGGGATATGATGTGGCAACTCAATCAACTGATCCAATGCTAGTTTTTGTCACACCATTCAGGTCCTGCACATCGCCGGAACAGTCTCCAGTTTCATTTGGTCAACCCTTACCAAAGTCACCAATTCCTCTCAAGGCTACTCCAATCTCAGCTGCATTTCCCATGCCACGACACAAAG ATGAACCATCAGATG GAGACTACAAGCCCTTTTCTGGTCAGAAAAAACCAACCCCGCTGAAGACAGCCAAGAGGACTCAGCAGGCTGAATGCTCCAATGCAGCTAACACCAAGCGCAGGTCAATACAGAGAAGCCTCAACAAAGAGCTTGCCTTCAGTTCATCCTTGTCAAGTGACCCAAAAGAATCTGTCGAAGAGGCGATGATAATGTTTGATTCACTTCGGCGCCACATACTGCAATTGGATGAAAAGGAGGACGCAGGCAAGCGGGCCGACTTGAAGGCTGGAAGTCTCATGATGCAGAATGGCCTGAGGATCAACAGTTCGAAGATCATAGGACCTGTACCTGGTGTTGAAATTGGAGACATTTTCTTCTTCAGGATTGAAATGTGCATTGTTGGTTTACATGCACCTGCCATGGCTGGCATCGATTACATTTCTGCTAAGCATGCTGGAAAAGATGAGATTCTGGCCGTCAGCATCATCTCATCTGGTGGTTATGAGAATGACGACAATGACATGAACATTTTGGTGTACACAGGTCAGGGAGGCAATAGTCGACACAAGGATAAGCATGACCAGAAGCTTGAAAGAGGTAACCTTGCTCTCATGAATAGCATGAAAAAGAAAAACCTGATCAGGGTTGTGCGCAGCGCACAGGACCCTTTTTGCAATTCGAGCAAAATTTACATCTATGATGGACTTTACTGGGTCGAAGATTCCTGGACGGACAGAGCAAAGAATGGTTTTAGTGTTTTCAAGTACAAGCTGAGAAGGGAGCCGGGACAGCGAGATGGAATTTCAGTTTGGAAGAAGACTGAGAAGTGGAAAGCAAATCCAGTGACAAGAAACAATGTTATAAGGGTGGATATATCATCAAAAGCTGAGAAGCTACCTGTATGCCTTGTTAGTGATGTAGACGACCAGAAAGGGCCAAGCTACTTCGACTATATTACTGGAGTGGAGTATTCAAGGCCACTCAGCAAGACAAAACCTTTACAAAGCTGCAAGTGTCCTAGTGTGTGCTTGCCTAGTGATACTAATTGCTCATGTGCACAACTGAACAGTGGTTATCTTCCTTACAGCGCCAATGGAGTGCTTGTGAAGCACATTCCAATGCTTTATGAGTGCTCCTCCACGTGCCAGTGTTGTCAAAATTGTCGAAACAGGGTCACACAGAAAGGTGTCAATCTTAACTTTGAGGTCTTCTGGACTGGGGACTGCGGATGGGGTGTCCGGTCCTGGGATCCCATCCGTGCTGGCACATTCATCTGTGAGTATGCTGGTCAAGTCATTGATGAAACAAATATGAACATGGGTGATGAGGAAGATGAATATACCTTTCGCACATCATGGCACAGTGACAAGGTTTCAAGATGGAATCTGGGAGCAGAATTACTTGAAGAAAAAAGTGATAATACCACAACAGAGAATCTGAAGAAGCTGCCTATTGTCATAAGTGCAAAACGTTCAGGCAATGTGGCTCGTTTTCTAAATCATAGCTGTTCGCCAAACCTCCTTTGGCAGCCCGTGCAGTATGACCATGGCGATGACAGTTACCCACATATCATGTTTTTTGCGATGAAACATATTCCTCCCATGACCGAACTGACCTATGATTATGGTACAAGAGTAGCTCCTCCTGGCATTAAGGGAAAAATTCCAAATGTTTGTAAACTCAAGCCATGCTTCTGTGGCTCCACCAATTGTCGAGGTTCTTTGTGA